The Nocardia terpenica nucleotide sequence TCCGAGGTGTATCTGGGCATGTGCCGCCGCTGGCGGGAGATCCCCAAGCCGACCGTCGCCATGGTGCAGGGCGCGTGCATCGCCGGTGCGCTGATGCTGGTGTGGTCGTGCGATCTCATCGTCGCCGCCGACGACGCCTTCTTCTCCGATCCCGTGGTGCGCATGGGGATTCCGGGTGTGGAATACTTCGCGCACCCGTGGATGCTGGGGCCGCGCCGGGCCAAGGAGATCCTGTTCACCGGCGACCGCTTCACCGCCGCCCAGGCCCACGACTGGGGCATGGTGAACCGGGTGGTGCCGCGCGCCGACCTGGAGTCCGAGACCTTCGCGCTGGCCGAAAAGATCTCGGCCATGCCGCAATTCGGGCTGGCGCTCGCCAAGAAGGCCGTCAACCAGTGCGAGGACCTGATGGGGATGCGCGCGGGCATGGATTCGGTCTTCGGCCTGCATCACTTCGCGCACGCCCACAATGCCGAGGTCGGCGCGGATTCGCTGGGCGGCATGGACGCCCGCTCGATGCGGGAGAGCGCGCGACCGGATCAGAACGGGGCACGGTGATGGATCTCGCACTCGACACCGCCGCACGGGAATTCCGGCAGGAGGTCCGAGATTTCCTGCGCGCCAACCTGCCCGCCACCGCCCTGCCGTCGATGGACACCCGCGTCGGCTTCGAGGCACACCGCGGCTGGGAGCGCACCCTCGCGCAGGCTCGGCTGTCGGTGGTGTCCTGGCCGGAGGAGTTCGGCGGGCGCGATGCCTCGCTGCTGCACTGGGTGCTGTTCGAGGACGAGTACTACGCCGCCGGGGCGCCGGGCCGGGTGAGCCAGAACGGGATCTTCCTGCTGGCTCCCACGCTGTTCGAGCACGGCACGCCCGAACAGCTGCACCGCATCCTGCCGAGAATGGCACGCGGCGACGACATCTGGGCGCAGGCGTGGTCGGAGCCGGAGGCGGGCAGCGACCTGGCCGGTATCCGCTCCACCGCGCGCCGCACCGGCGGCGGCTGGCTGCTGACCGGCCAGAAGACGTGGAGTTCCCGTGCCTCCTACGCGGATTGGGCCTTCGGGCTGTTCCGCAGCGACCCCGAGGCCGAGCGGCACCGCGGTCTCACCTACGTGATGTTCCCGCTGTCCGCCGACGGCGTCACCGTGCGGCCGATACCGCAGCTCGACGGCGAGCCCGGATTCGCGGAGATCTTCCTGGACAACGTCTTCGTGCCCGATCGGGACGTGATCGGCGAGCCGAACAACGGGTGGCGGGTGGCGATGAGCACCTCCAGCAACGAGCGCGGCCTGTCGCTGCGCAGCCCGGGCCGGTTCACCGCGACCGCGCGGCGGCTGCTGGCGCTGTGGCGCGAGACCGCCGACCCGGCCGACACCGCGGCGCGAAACCGCGTGGTGGACGCCTGGATCGGGGCGCAGGCATACGAGCTGAGCACGCTGGCCACCGTCACCCGCCTGGCCGAGGGCGGCAAGCTGGGCGCGGAATCCTCGGTGAACAAGGTGTTCTGGTCCGAGCTCGACATCGCCATGCACGAGACCGCGCTGGATCTGCTCGGCGCGGCCGGGGAGCGCAGCGGGCCGTGGACCGACGGCTACCTGTTCTCGCTGGCGGGCCCGATCTACGCCGGTACCAACGAGATTCAGCGCAATATCATCGCCGAACGGCTGCTCGGCCTGCCGCGCTGACGGCCCGATCTTCGAATGGATGCATCGATGAGATTCGCACTGTCCCCCGAACACCGCGACTTCGCCGGGAGCCTGCGCAAGATGTGCGAGACGGCGGGGACACCGGGCATCGTCCGCGCCTGGACCGCCGGTGATCATCGCGGCGGGCGCGGGCTGATCCGGCAGTTGGCCGGGGCCGGGGCGCTGGGGCTGGCGATCGACGAGGCGCACGGCGGACTGGGCGCCGAGACCATCGATCTCGTGGTGGCCTTCGTCGAGCTGGGCCGGGCGGCGGTGCCGGGTCCGCTGGTGGAGACCGCCGCGGCGATTCCGGCCCTGCTGCAGGCGCTCGCGGACGACGCGGCGGCGCGGCGCTGGCTGCCCGCCCTCGCCGAGGGGACCGCGCTCGGCACCGTGACCCTGTCCGCCGACACCCCGGCCGTGGACGCCGATACCGCGGAGGTGGTGCTGGTCGCCGACGGCGACCGGGTATGCACCGGGCACCGCACCGATCACCTTCGCTCCGTCGACGGCGCCCGGCGGCTGTTCCGGGTCGTACCGGACGATATTGTGGCCGAAGGGGATTCGGTGCGTGCCGCGGTGGCCGCGGCGAGGGACGCGGGGGCCCTGGCGACGGCGGCGCAGTTGCTGGGCGCGGGCCGGGCGCTGCTGGACTCCAGCGTCGCCTACGTCACGCAGCGGCACCAGTTCGGCCGCCCGATCGGGCAGTACCAGGCGGTGAAGCACCAGCTGGCGAACGCGCTCATCGGCCTGGAAATGGCCGAGCCGCTGCTGTATCGAGCGGCGCTGAGCACCGATTCACCGAACCGGGCGCGCGACGTGTCGGCGGCCAAGCTGGCATGCGCGGAGGCGGCATACCGCACCGCACGCACGGCACTCCAGGTCCACGGCGCCATCGGCTACACCGCCGAATACGACCTGTCGCTGTGGTTGACCAAGGTAACCGCCCTCCGCTCCGCCTGGGGCACAGCCGATTTCCACCGCGCCCGCATTGCCGCCGCCCTTCGCACATCGAGCGGGGACGCAAGGTGAACGGCGTGCCCCCCCATTGTCCCCGGCGCGCCCCCGTTCTTCCCGGCGCGCCCCCCGTTGTTCCCGGCGTGCTTTTGGCCGGGATCCCCCCAGCCGGAAGGACCACTGCGATGAGCGACACCGCGGACCGGCAAGAACTCGCCCGAACCGTGCGCGCCGTACTCGCCAAGCACGGCGACCGTTCGGCGCTACGCCGCGCCATCGACAGCGATCTCGGCTACGACGAGCACCTGTGGACACTGCTCTGCGAACAGGTAGGCGTTGCCGCACTGGCGATTCCGGAGGAGTACGGCGGCATCGGCGCGGGCCTGCCCGAGGCATTCGTGGTCCTCGAGGAACTGGGCCGCACCCTGCACGCCCCACCGATGCTCGGTTCGGCCGTCCTCGGCGCGCAGGCAATACTGCTGTCCGGCAATACGGCCGCCTGCGAGCGCCTACTGCCGGAGGTCGCGGAAGGCACACGCACGCTGGCACTCTGCTGGGCCGACGAGCACGGCTGGGAGACTCCGGGAGTGCGCGCGGACGGCGATCGTCTGACCGGCACAGCGCATTACGTTCTCGACGGAGCGGCGGCGGATACGCTCGTGGTGGTGACGAATGCCGGGCTGTACGAAATCGACGCTGCGGCACCGGAAGTCGCTCGGTCCGTGGTTCCTACGATGGATCCGTCACGACGGTTGTCGACGATCACGTTTACCGATGCGCCCGCTCGACCGCTCGGGATCGAGACGGTAACCGGTCGGCTGCGGGATATTGCGTGGGCGGCGGTGGCGGCGGAGCAGGTGGGGGCGGCGGAGGAGTGTTTGTGGATGACTGTGGAGTACACGAAGTCTCGGGTGCAGTTCGGGCGGGCGATCGGGAGTTTTCAAGCGCTCAAGCATCGGATGGCCGATATGTACGTGCTGGTGGAGTCGGCACGGTCGGCCGCTTACCGGGCCGCTGCGGCGCTGGAGGAGGACAGTGGAAATCCGTCCGCCGCATTGGATCTGGCGGCGGCGCGGCGGCACTGCTCCGAGGCGTTCGCGGCGGTGGTCGGGGAAACGGTGCAGCTGCACGGGGGCATTGCCATTACCTGGGAGCACGACGCGCATCTGTACTTCAAGCGGGCGCACGCTGATTCACAGTTGTTCGGCATGCCGCACAGGCCGCTGGCCCGGCCCGCCTGAGCAGCGCCTTTCGGGCGGCTGTGGACCGCAGGCGCGGCCTCGGCGTCGGCTATCCGGAGCAGGCGGCCACCGCCGGAAGGGAATTCGGCAGGCCCCTGGCCACCCTGCGCGACTACCTCGCCCGCATGACCGCCCCGACCTTCCCGCCCGCGCCGGACGCCGCCTACCCCCGCATCCTCGGCGCCAACGGGCCCCGCATGCTCGCCCTGGCCGCCGAAATCGCCGACGGCGCAGTCCCTTCCCTGCTCCCCGCCGCCTTCACCGCACACGCCCGGCAGGTCCTCGGCCCCGACAAGCTCCTGGTCGCCAGCCTCGCGGTGCACGCCGACGCCGACGCCGCGCGGGCGCGCACCGCCGCCCGGGAGACGGTCACGGGCCTGCTGGCCCGCCTCTCGTATGTCGCGGCCCTGCGCGAACTGGGCTACTCCGCCGAGGAATTGGAGCAGGTCGGCGACGCCCTGGTCGACTCGATCGTCGCCCACCCCGACCCGGCCGCCATCGCCGCGGCGATCCGCGCGCACCTCGCCGCGGGCGCCGACCACGTCATGCTGATGACCTCGCCGGGCGGCGACTATGCCACCGGCATAGCGCAATTGGAGCAGATCGCCCCCGAGATCACCGAGATCTCCT carries:
- a CDS encoding enoyl-CoA hydratase yields the protein MSPDPTVPDEGEVVTYERRGPVALVTMNRPQYRNAQNSVMTYALDAAFTRAVDDTEVKSIVLAGNGKHFSAGHDIGTPGRDHHVHYDNRAVLWWDHVDRAGGDQRFARESEVYLGMCRRWREIPKPTVAMVQGACIAGALMLVWSCDLIVAADDAFFSDPVVRMGIPGVEYFAHPWMLGPRRAKEILFTGDRFTAAQAHDWGMVNRVVPRADLESETFALAEKISAMPQFGLALAKKAVNQCEDLMGMRAGMDSVFGLHHFAHAHNAEVGADSLGGMDARSMRESARPDQNGAR
- a CDS encoding acyl-CoA dehydrogenase family protein translates to MDLALDTAAREFRQEVRDFLRANLPATALPSMDTRVGFEAHRGWERTLAQARLSVVSWPEEFGGRDASLLHWVLFEDEYYAAGAPGRVSQNGIFLLAPTLFEHGTPEQLHRILPRMARGDDIWAQAWSEPEAGSDLAGIRSTARRTGGGWLLTGQKTWSSRASYADWAFGLFRSDPEAERHRGLTYVMFPLSADGVTVRPIPQLDGEPGFAEIFLDNVFVPDRDVIGEPNNGWRVAMSTSSNERGLSLRSPGRFTATARRLLALWRETADPADTAARNRVVDAWIGAQAYELSTLATVTRLAEGGKLGAESSVNKVFWSELDIAMHETALDLLGAAGERSGPWTDGYLFSLAGPIYAGTNEIQRNIIAERLLGLPR
- a CDS encoding acyl-CoA dehydrogenase family protein, with amino-acid sequence MRFALSPEHRDFAGSLRKMCETAGTPGIVRAWTAGDHRGGRGLIRQLAGAGALGLAIDEAHGGLGAETIDLVVAFVELGRAAVPGPLVETAAAIPALLQALADDAAARRWLPALAEGTALGTVTLSADTPAVDADTAEVVLVADGDRVCTGHRTDHLRSVDGARRLFRVVPDDIVAEGDSVRAAVAAARDAGALATAAQLLGAGRALLDSSVAYVTQRHQFGRPIGQYQAVKHQLANALIGLEMAEPLLYRAALSTDSPNRARDVSAAKLACAEAAYRTARTALQVHGAIGYTAEYDLSLWLTKVTALRSAWGTADFHRARIAAALRTSSGDAR
- a CDS encoding acyl-CoA dehydrogenase family protein — encoded protein: MSDTADRQELARTVRAVLAKHGDRSALRRAIDSDLGYDEHLWTLLCEQVGVAALAIPEEYGGIGAGLPEAFVVLEELGRTLHAPPMLGSAVLGAQAILLSGNTAACERLLPEVAEGTRTLALCWADEHGWETPGVRADGDRLTGTAHYVLDGAAADTLVVVTNAGLYEIDAAAPEVARSVVPTMDPSRRLSTITFTDAPARPLGIETVTGRLRDIAWAAVAAEQVGAAEECLWMTVEYTKSRVQFGRAIGSFQALKHRMADMYVLVESARSAAYRAAAALEEDSGNPSAALDLAAARRHCSEAFAAVVGETVQLHGGIAITWEHDAHLYFKRAHADSQLFGMPHRPLARPA
- a CDS encoding LLM class flavin-dependent oxidoreductase, giving the protein MDRRRGLGVGYPEQAATAGREFGRPLATLRDYLARMTAPTFPPAPDAAYPRILGANGPRMLALAAEIADGAVPSLLPAAFTAHARQVLGPDKLLVASLAVHADADAARARTAARETVTGLLARLSYVAALRELGYSAEELEQVGDALVDSIVAHPDPAAIAAAIRAHLAAGADHVMLMTSPGGDYATGIAQLEQIAPEITEIS